From the Hevea brasiliensis isolate MT/VB/25A 57/8 chromosome 13, ASM3005281v1, whole genome shotgun sequence genome, the window gattttatataaaaattttatataaaataataaattaataataactaaatacataattaaattgaatatatacATATGAAAGTGAAATTTAAAAAAGTTACCAAGAAGTAATTTTTAATAACTTATCATTTCACATATTCACCCTATAATTTGAGAAATTATACCATGTCCAACAATAGATTTAAacctaaaataataataataataataataataataataataataataaatttaattagatATTGATTCTCACTGTTTCAACTCGATTTAaaatttgattaataaaaaaaagtctGATTCAGGTTGAGaattattgtaattaaaataatttaattaaattttttgataattgaacttttctcattttttaaaattcaaatcaaattacatcattcaagttcaataattaattttaatttaattccttaaaaatttttaaagagAGGAAGCAAAATTATGATCAACCTTCGTTAGAATTGATTTCAATTCAGTTTCAAATTTATCAATTGTTCATTGATTTTAATCTCAGATTTCACTGAGTTGATTCTACTTTAATCCAATGCTTAAATTACGTACGCCTTCCTAGCCTTGGAATGGCTAATTTCGAGTTTTTACAGGGGACAATTTAAGCAAATTTGGGTTTTCATGAGGGTTAATTTGGTCATTGGTTGCATAAAAAAATTGTTACTAGAAGATTTTTAAGGGAATATTTGTCAGAGTTCAGAATCTCTTCCGACTTTCTCTCTcgattctctctctttctctcgatTCTGAGTTTCCATTTCGTGGTCGGTTAATGTGAGCAATTTCAAGAGGGAAACTGGATTGTAAGCAACAATTTTGCTTTTTATACTCGTTTTGCACTATTAACAAACGATTTTGGTTCATACATATTAGCAagttcagtgtttctttcgagtACGACTTGTGGCGGAGGCTACGAAATGCAAGATATCCACTCAATTGGCGGCGGAGGCCGGTTATTTAGCGGCGGAGGTGGAGACCGGAGGCTGAGGCCGCATCACCAGCAGAACCACCAAGCATTAAAGTGCCCCAGGTGCGACTCACTTAACACCAAGTTTTGCTACTACAACAACTACAACCTCTCGCAGCCACGCCACTTCTGCAAGAGCTGCCGCAGGTACTGGACTAAAGGCGGCGTCCTCCGCAACGTCCCCGTAGGCGGTGGCTGTCGCAAGACGAAGCGTTCCAAGCCCAAACAAACCACCTCGACGGCAGATACTACCACTACCTCAACTAATACAGCAACCACCACTGCTAGTACGACGCCAATACCACCGCCGCCGCCGCAGCAGCAACAACAACCAGAGCGGAAATTGTCAAATTCTCATTCTAGCAGCGAAAGCTCCAGTCTGACCGCCACGAATACCACAACGGCTAACATTGGTTTAGAAGCAGTTTCCGCGCATTCTTCGAGCTCAGCCTCGAATAATATACTGAATGGTGTTGGTGAATCTAAGGTATTTGCACATGCCAACATAAATCCGAGCTTTGAGCCTGGGTTGCTAGAGCAAGGATCGGACTGTGGGATCTTCTCAGAGATTGGAAACTTTACAAGCTTAATTACGTCAACAAATGAGCAGTTGCCCTTTGGATTTAGTAGCATACTGAATCAACAGAGTCTTGAACATGTGCAACAGAACCAGAATCAGCAGTGGCAACATCAGCAGCAGAAGATAGTGGGTGTGAGTGGGGAGGAGATGAAGATGCAGGAGATGGCGGGAGGGTTGATTGATCAGACGGTTCACCTAGAGTTATCAGCTCTGCAGAGTAGTAGATCAGGAAATGGGGAGTTTGGACCGTTGGATTGTCTGGGTACTGGAGATCAAGGTTTGTTTGATCTTCCTAACGCCGTTGATCAAGCTTACTGGAGCCAGAGTCAGTGGACTGATCAAGATCCCCCCAGTCTCTATCTCCCGTAAATCTCCTTACCTTTTTTAactttaaaaagaaaaatgaagaaaaaatctctcaaaaacattaaaaaaaaaagaagataattTGAGAGAGTTTATATGAAAAATATGAATATGACTGCTTTG encodes:
- the LOC110660751 gene encoding dof zinc finger protein DOF5.4 isoform X2, whose product is MQDIHSIGGGGRLFSGGGGDRRLRPHHQQNHQALKCPRCDSLNTKFCYYNNYNLSQPRHFCKSCRRYWTKGGVLRNVPVGGGCRKTKRSKPKQTTSTADTTTTSTNTATTTASTTPIPPPPPQQQQQPERKLSNSHSSSESSSLTATNTTTANIGLEAVSAHSSSSASNNILNGVGESKVFAHANINPSFEPGLLEQGSDCGIFSEIGNFTSLITSTNEQLPFGFSSILNQQSLEHVQQNQNQQWQHQQQKIVGVSGEEMKMQEMAGGLIDQTVHLELSALQSSRSGNGEFGPLDCLGTGDQGLFDLPNAVDQAYWSQSQWTDQDPPSLYLPSWA
- the LOC110660751 gene encoding dof zinc finger protein DOF5.4 isoform X1 produces the protein MQDIHSIGGGGRLFSGGGGDRRLRPHHQQNHQALKCPRCDSLNTKFCYYNNYNLSQPRHFCKSCRRYWTKGGVLRNVPVGGGCRKTKRSKPKQTTSTADTTTTSTNTATTTASTTPIPPPPPQQQQQPERKLSNSHSSSESSSLTATNTTTANIGLEAVSAHSSSSASNNILNGVGESKVFAHANINPSFEPGLLEQGSDCGIFSEIGNFTSLITSTNEQLPFGFSSILNQQSLEHVQQNQNQQWQHQQQKIVGVSGEEMKMQEMAGGLIDQTVHLELSALQSSRSGNGEFGPLDCLGTGDQGLFDLPNAVDQAYWSQSQWTDQDPPSLYLPKPKHSH
- the LOC110660751 gene encoding dof zinc finger protein DOF5.4 isoform X3 translates to MQDIHSIGGGGRLFSGGGGDRRLRPHHQQNHQALKCPRCDSLNTKFCYYNNYNLSQPRHFCKSCRRYWTKGGVLRNVPVGGGCRKTKRSKPKQTTSTADTTTTSTNTATTTASTTPIPPPPPQQQQQPERKLSNSHSSSESSSLTATNTTTANIGLEAVSAHSSSSASNNILNGVGESKVFAHANINPSFEPGLLEQGSDCGIFSEIGNFTSLITSTNEQLPFGFSSILNQQSLEHVQQNQNQQWQHQQQKIVGVSGEEMKMQEMAGGLIDQTVHLELSALQSSRSGNGEFGPLDCLGTGDQGLFDLPNAVDQAYWSQSQWTDQDPPSLYLP